The Chloroflexota bacterium sequence CGCTACCTTTACTTCTTCCTCCACTTCAGGGACGGGTGCGAGAGCTGCCTCGGCTTCTTCAGGCAGCAACTTGGCAATATCGGCAAGCTCTTCAGACACCTTGATAAGGCGTTTTTTCAAAAGGGAAAGGAGCCCTGGTTCAATAGCTTCTTTCCCTTCAACCCTTTTTCCCACCCTGGCTTTATCGGCAACCTCTTTGACGGGCATATCCCCTTCCTCTGCTTCAATCTTTTTAACGACATCATCGAGCTCCCACCCCTCAACCGCCTCAGGATGTGCCACTCTCCCCGTAAGCCTAGTGGCTATCCCCGTCTCACAGTAGGCTCCTGGGTCACGGAGCATGTGCTCTTTGAAGGCAGTTGGCTCCTCTTGGTAGCACGACCAAACAGCCTTCAGTAGTACTTGTGGGTCCATTTCGCCTATAAGGTCTACTAAAGTGACCTGCTTCCGAAACCGCTCGATGGCCTCTAATGATATATTGAAAAGATACGGAGTCACGGCCTGAGAGCCAATGATGGTGCGCTCTTCGTTGATGCCGTTGACGAGAAGGGCCTTAACGGCACTGCCTGCCTGATGCCCTGCCACCTCCTCACCGCAAAGAACCAGATAGCGAACATTTGGGTTACCCACCACATTACAAATGATTTTTTCTATCCCGATGTTCTCAGTTTGCAGTGTGCCCGATAACGCCGCGCCTGTTTCAATGGGCACTCTCACCAGCTTCTCAATTTCTGGCGGGATGCTTTGCACCTCCGGTGGCAACGTTCCGTAAGGCGCATTTAGCAACACCACCACGGCCACTGGTGAGTAATCGTTCCCGCGTAGAAAACAACCTTCTTCTGCGGGATAGTCTACTATCGGTGGCACTTTCAGCATCTCAGCCACCGGCACCTTTTTCTTAATGGTGGCTTTCAGGGTCTCGGCATCTCCGTCCAGTTGAACAATCTCGCAATTTTCTGCGGCTACGATTTTTTCCATCGTCTCCTGAAGCGGAGCATAGAACATGACCTCTATGGCGCTGTCAACCGCCAAATCCTTCAGGTATTGACCAATACCTGCCTCTTCCAGTCAGCAGCTGGTTCTTTTGTCCTGTAGTTCGAGCAGACTCATCTGACTAAGCCTCCGTTGGTAAGCATTCTACACCACCACGAGCTCTTTTTCAATCCGTTGCCCCTGTTCTCCGAAGGCCTCTCGCCTCAGCATCTCCAGCGCCCACCAGATGTGAGGCGCCAGTCTGAGACCTCGCCAGATTTTGGAAGCGGTGATAAGGCTGGCATAGAGCAGCTCAGACGGCAAAGTTGTACAAAGACATCCAGTTTACCGCTGCACAAAAAGCCAGAATGTGCAATTATGGATTGTTGAACCTGTGATTCCGTCTGTACAAGAGTTTCGCAACAACCTCAACCTTGAAGTCAATAATGGTAATTGCTACAATAGGTCTGGCCATCAACCCGAGTTAAGCACAAAGGGGGTGGAACTTATGGCGAATAAAGCTGCCGAAAAAGCTTATGAACTTGGCAAGCACTATGAAAAGACCTATCGAGGCTGCAGTCAGTGCGTGATTGCCGCGCTCCAGGATGTTTTCGACGTCAGAAACGACGACATTTTCAAGTCGGCCACGGGGCTTTCCGGAGGCTCGGCGTTGTCAGGCGAGGGCGGCTGCGGCGCCTATGTCGGCGCCCTCATGGTCCTGGGCCATCTGGTAGGCCGGGAGAGGGACAATTTCGCCGACCCTGAAGGGGTTCGTTTCACGACCCACAAGCTGTCGAGGGAATTTTTCAACAAATTCATCGACAAATACGGTTCCATCGTCTGCCGCAATATCCAGACCAAGGTGCTGGGCCGGTACTACTATCTGGCCGACCCGCAGGAATTCCAGAAATTCCATGATGCCGGCGCCCATGATATCCACTGTCCGGAAGTCGTGGGCAATGCGGCGCGTTGGATGGCGGAAATCATACAGGACGCCAAACTGGTTTAACCGGGCAGGTCTTCCCGCTGCCAGGCCGCTTTTATCTGGGCAAACGTTTTCGCCGCCAGAACCTTGTCAGCGCGCTCCTGCTCTTTGGCGGTAAAAACATCGATGGTCCGGCAAATATCAGCCAGTTTATCTGCCGGGAATTTCACGGCACCGTTTTCGTCCATATGCACGATATCACCGGGGGCAACATCCATTGCGGCCACGGATACAGGAACGTTAATGGCACTTATCGCCATTTCACCATGTCCCGGCGTTATACCTGTGGTGAGATACTGCATCTCCAAAGGCCGTATTTCATCGATATCCCTGGTCGGGCCGTCGGTTACTACCCCCACCACTCCACAGGCCTTGAGGGCGATAGTCAATTGACCTCCCGCCAGGCCTACTTTGGGCTTTATCTCGGGTGGGAAGTCCTGCTTGATGACGAGGATTGTCGGTTTTTTCGCTTTCGCAATCGTTTCATACAGGTCGATGATAGACCAGCGCTGGTAAGTGGGGTTGGGCAAGGCGAAGGTCACCGTCACGGCATATCCAATCCTTGCGCTCAACTCAGGAAAGAGGCAGCGGACTGACTGGTCGGTGTACCAGTTCTGACGCCAGGGCTCGTAAAGTCCCAGACAGAGCGGGTTGTTCGGATACGTGGCGACGATATTGGTGACTGAGGGGGTATTGAAGCCACATAATTTTTCCAGCATTTCCTTTTCTGATAGCTCAGGCATATTCTCTCCTTTCCGTTTATTTCAACAATAGCCGTCCCATATTCTAACCCAATCGCACCTCGTTTTCCAAAAACATTGAAAATATCGGTCTTTGGAAAGGGGTCGGGACTGGTGTTATTATAGTAATGACGCTATTTAACCTGATAGAGGAGAAAAAGAGGTGAGCGCATGAAATATCTATTTCCATCACGTCGTACTGCGGTGACGAGCACCGGTGGTATGGTAGCATCAAGTCAATATCTGGCAACGCAGGCCGGTGTGAGCATACTCCAGCAGGGCGGCAATGCGGTTGATGCCGCCGTCGCCACTGCCGCCGCCCTGAACGTCGTTGAGCCGATGATGACCGGCTTGGGTGGTGACCTCTTTGCCCTGGTATATCTCCATCAGAGCGGGGAATTGAAAGCCCTGAATGCCAGCGGACGCGCCCCGTATGCGGCCAGCCTGGAAAAGATGAGAGGGCTGGGCTTTGGAAAGTTGCCGGAAACGGGTATCCATACCGTCACCATCCCGGGGACATTGGACGGCTGGTGTACCCTGCTTGAATCATGTGGCACCATGAAACTGGACCAGGTGCTGGCTCCAGCCATTGCCCTCGCCGAGAAGGGATATCCGGTTACCGAGATAACGGCTAACCGATGGCAGGACAGCCAGCCAAAGCTGGGAAAGGATGCGGTTGCTGCCCGGACCTACCTGCTCAAGGGAAGGGCACCTGAACCCGGCGAAATATTCGTGCAACCTGACCTGGCGAGTACCCTGAAAAAAATCGCGCGTGAGGGGCGGGATGTCTTCTATCGGGGCGAAATCGCCGAGGCAATCATGGCCTGCTCTCAAAAGCACGGCGGACTGCTCGCCATGAAAGACCTGAACGACCATACCTCCGACTGGGTAACGCCCATCAGCACGGATTACCGCGGATACGAGGTGTTCCAATGCCCGCCGAACGGGCAAGGTCTGGTTACGCTGCTCGCCCTGAACATGCTGGAAGGCTACGATATAAAGTCTATGGTGCACAACTCACCGGAATACCTGCATCTGCTGATAGAAGCGCTGAAGCTGGCTTTTGCCGATGCCGATAGATACGTCGCTGACCCCGATTTTGTTAGCATCCCTTTAAATCAACTGCTCGATAAAAAATACGCAGACAGTAGACGAAGCCTGATTCGTGGAGATAGGGCAGGGCAGAAGGTAAAGGCCGGTGTTCCAGATAAAGAAGGAGACACGGTTTATCTGGCGGCGACGGACAGAGATGGCAACAGCATCTCGCTGATAAACAGCCTGTACCAGGCCTTCGGCTCCGGCGTCGTTGTCGAGGGGGCGGGCATCTGCCTGCAGAATCGCGGCGCTCTATTTTCCCTTGAGAGCGACCATCCCAACTGCATCGCCCCGCACAAGCGACCGTACCACACCATCATCCCGGCCATGGTCTTCAGGGATGGCAGGCTGTTTCTTACCTTTGGCGTTATGGGTGGCTTCATGCAGCCGCAGGGGCAGGTACAGGTGCTGCTCAATATCATCGATTTCGGCATGGACGTGCAGACAGCGCTGGACGCGCCGAGGTTCAGGTATATTTCAGCCAGCAATGAATGTGTCTTTGAACCGGGGATTCCGGACAACATCCTCCAGGCACTGGCGGAAAAGGGACACAGTGTCGCCCGTCTGAACGACCCCTACTCCCAGCAGTTCGGCGGGGGGCAGATAATCATGGTGCATCCTGAGAACGGGGCGCTTATTGCCGGCTCTGACCCGCGTAAAGATGGCTGTGCCATGGGGACATGGTAGCTGTTTCCCCGCATTGTGTTTTCAGCACATGGCGGATTGAAAAAAATTATAAAGATATTGACAATAGCTGAATTAGGGCTATAATTAATGACACCTGTGGTGATATTACCTTAAGAACTGGTTGAGGTGAATGGTGCAAATGAAGGCGCCGGTACCGCTCAGTATAAGTGTGGTTGCTGGCGTTTTTTTATTTAGTTCATAAAGGAGGTAAATGAAATGCCGGAAGAAAAAATCCCCTCTATCATGCGTGAGTTCGTCAAAACTATGTCGGATGGTGACGCGGAGAAGACGCTCGCCTACTTCGCTGAAGATGGCGTCTGGGTAAACCCCGGTGGCACTTTCAGAGGCAAAGATGAGATACGACGTTACACGGCATGCCTGTACGACCAGATGAAGGATATCAAAGTCAAGGAATGCGGTAACGGCATCATTGTCCAGGGAAATAAGGCCTTTTTTGAGCATGAGATAACCGGTACCATGGGGGGCAAAAAGGCAACCATCCTGGCTATGTGTGCCTATGAGTTTGAAGGTGAGAAAATCAAAGAGACCAGGACAACCTACGATAGGCTTGCTATGGCACAGCAGGCAGTCAAGGGCTGGCTGCCCAAGATGATGGTCAATCTGATTGCCAAGCAGGCGGAGAAGGGTCTACGCTAATTAATTTCAGGCCAATCCGTAGAACTCGGGTCTGGTGCGCACCTCATTGATGAAGTCGGCCACCATGTCTTCCAGATTGTTGAACAGTGGCTGCCAGCCCCATTCCTCACGTGCCCGGCTATCATCTATCGTCTTCATGGTCTGGTTCTTATGGAATGCCATGACCACCGGGTCCGGCTTGTAGGTGACCTTGAGGTCGGGGATGAATTTCTTGATGGTGAGCTCCAGTTCCTTGGCCGTAGGCGCCGGCGAGAATTCGCTGATGTTATAACAGACCGTCTTGATATTCTCCCCGGGTGCCTCATAGAGCAGCAATGTGGCGTGGATGGCATCTTTGAAGTAGGTGAGGGGACTATATGCGTCCTCGGTGACAAAGCACTCATATGGCCTGCCGAGGGCGGCGTTTTCAATCATCCAGGCATTGTACTGGACAATCCCCGGCGTCTTTACCCCCGGGCCGATAACCCCGCAGTAACGCAGGCTGCGAAAGTCAAGGTCGAACCGGCGGCGGTAGAACCTGCCGAGGAGCTCGCCGTAGACCTTGCTCGCACCGTACATAGTAATCGGCCGCTGCAGGGTTGTGTCGGTAATGACCTCACCCGTATCCAGACCGTAGGAGGCGATGCTGCTGGGAAAGATAACCTTCTTCACCCCGAAAAGCCGGGCGGCCTCCAGTACGTACATGATGCCGGCAACGTTGGTCTGGAATGAGCCCCAGGGATTTCCCTCCGAGGGAACACTGAGCATGGCACCGAGATGGAAGATATCTTCCACCTTATTATCTTTGACCACATTCATCACTTCAGGCCAGACTTTAAGGTCGCCCTGAATGATTTTGACATTGTCCTTTATATCGGCCACGCGTTCCGGCCTGACAGCAATATCGAACAGGATAACATCCTGCCCTTTGGCTACAAGCTCATGCGCCAATCCGACGCCGATAAAACCCATGCCTCCGGTGATAAGTATTGGCATACCTGTATCAGCCTCCGTCCTGGTTCAGTGGTATCGCCTATTCCGGTAATTTGTCCTTACCGGCTATTTCCCTCAGCAGGTTAATGTAGTAACGAAAGCCTGCCAGAGGCACGTCAGGTGGTACCACGTGGTCGAGACAGGGGAAGTAGCCGCCGGTCTCCACAAGATAGGGCACTTTGGACATTACCTCTTCGTGTATGGCGTCCTTACCTTTAGTAAATACCCGCTTATCGATATTGCCGCCGAGGATGATATCTTTGCCGTACTTCTTCCTCCACACAGCGCCGTCCATCCGGGAGGCCACCTCTAACGGCCACGGGAAATTGACACCGACCTCCATCCAGAGAGGTATCAGTTCGTCGATATTGCCGTCGCTGTCCACGTGGAGGATGTCCACCCCCTGGCTGCGGAGATAGTCGGTGACCTGACGGTAGCGCGGCATCTCGAACTTGCGGAACATATCCGGCGAAATCAGGGGGCCGCTCTTGTAGGCCATGTCTTCCCAGAAACGAACGCAGTCGATTTTCATGTCCTTCAGTACCCGCTTGGCCACTTCCAAATCAAGATAGAGCACCTGGTCCATCATATCCTCAACCAGCTTGGGGTCGTCATAGAACATGTAGAGCAACTGCTCCAGGCCGGTCCACTCACGCAGCACGCCGAAGAAACCCTCCAGCAGGAGCATGGTGGGGACGTCCTCACGATTTCTTTGCTCCACATACTCATCCCAGGGTGAGGGCCAGCGTTCGGGAGTGTGTGGGTCAAGGCGTTTTTTGTATTCATTCCAGGTGGCCCTGTCCTTGACGGGGCGGTCCAGATATTTGGGCATGCGCCAGGGGTGCTCTTTGGAGACCTCAACTAACGAGCCACCATAGGTTGTTTCCACACGGTGGCGCTCGTCTTCCCGGATAACCTTGATTTCAAAGACGGGCATGACCGGCGGGGTAACGTGATAAGCGCCCAGGCTCTGCGCAGAAGCAATCGCCTTTAAATCAGAGCGGTTATGTTCCGAAATGATTTCCTGCAGGCCATGGAGGTGTTCAAATCCGAAGTATTCGTTAAGACCTTCCTGTGTTCTAATTGATTCCGGTGCGCCCTGCTTAATCCATTCGTCGAGCGTGTCTGCCCAGCAGCGGTGAAACCAGTCCATGACCATGAAATCGCCCAACCTCTCCCCGCGGCAGATAGCCTTAAAGCGCTCACGATCGGTCATTTTTCACCTACCCTAATAGCATTAATAAAAAAAATAGCAACTACAACTCGCCCTGCACCAGAGTCTCCGTGTCCTGGACGCCCTGAATGCCGCGGATTTCACCGATAATTATACGGGAAAGCTCGAAAAGGCTCTTCGCTTCGGTGGTGGCAATGGCATCCCAATGTCCGAAAACTAGGTCGACTTCAGATACACCGGGAATGGCGCGAATTCGTGATAGGGCATCAGACTCCAGGCCGGGGACAAGTTTTATGAGCAAATACCCTTTTATCATCACCGTGCCATTATACTCCCGAGATATGGCATTGGCAAGCGCTATTCGCCCAAACGGTTACCTAACGCGAGACCCGATTGGGCAATGAAGTCGGCGGCGGCTATCTTTGGCGAGCCTTTAGGCTGTACTCGTTTGATGAGTATAGCGCCGCCCGGCGCCGCCACCAGAAACCCCGATTCCGTAATCTCAATCACTTCGCCCGGCGCGCCCTTTATATCGCCAGTGCGCAGCTCTGAATCAAAGACCTTGAACTGGGTATCGCCGAGTCTCGTTGTAGCTCCGGGCTGGGGATTGGTGCCGCGGATGAGGTTGAAAATTTTCTGGGCCGGCTCGCTCCAGTCTATTTCCACCTGTGTACACAGACCTTCGTAGGTGGCCTGCGATTCGTCCTGTGGAATTTTTGGTGTTTTACCTTGTTTAATGAGTTCAATGCTTTCTTTTATTGCCTCAATGCCCATAGGGAAGAGCTTGTTAAAGTAGAGTGAACCCACGGTGTCGTCGGGGGCAATATCAACCTCTTTCTGCAGCAGAATTGGGCCGGTGTCTATACCTTTATCCGGCCAGAAGATGGTGAGGCCGGTCCTAGCTTCGCCGTTGATGACCGCCCAGTTGATGGCGCTGCCACCGCGGTGCCTGGGCAGCAACGAAGGGTGGTACTGTATGGTGCCGAGCTTGGGGCAATTCAGTATGGACTCGGGTACAATATCGGTAACGAAAGCCATCACGTTTAAATCCGGTTTTAACCGGGCATATTCTTCAAAGACTTCCGGGGCACGCATGTTTTCCGGCTGGAAGACGGGAATGTTGAGCTGAAGCGCCCGTGTTTTAAGCGGGTTTTCTCTGCCAGGGGTATCGGGGGTGGTGTAAACCCCGACCATCTCCTCCCCCATCTCGACTAATGCCTCTAAAATTTTTTCACCAAAGGCTGCCTGACCGATAAGGATGATACGCACCTGTTCATCTCCTATCCCAATAGCGCTAGACCATAATTTAATCCACATCCAATGATGTGTCAAATTGACAACGCTGACAGACCTGGCCAGCAGGAAGATGTCGACGCTATATTAAAGCAGGGTTAGCCAAATCCTGCAGTTCTGGTGTAAAATTATGGCGGTGTATAACTTCAGAGAATAACGGAGTCGTCTTTTTGGGAATTCAAAAAGCAAACAGTATGCTTTCTCCGGGAAGCTACTACTTCTCCGGGGATGAGGCGGTGGCCGAAGGTGCTATTGCGGCGCGATGCGGCTACTGTGCTGGCTACCCGATTACACCGGCTACCGAGACGCTGGAGCGACTTTCCATCAGGTTTGGTGAAGTGGGGGCGGTATTTATGCAGATGGAGGATGAGATTGCCTCTATCTGTTCCTGCATCGGGGCATCATGGGCGGGTGCCAAGGCGATGACCATCACCTCCGGACCCGGTTTCAGCCTGATGCAGGAAGCGATTGGCTACGCTGTATTTACCGAAACGCCACTCGTTATCGTTGATGCGCAGCGGTCCGGCCCCAGCACCGGCCAGGCGACCCGGGTGGGCAGCGGGGATATCATGCAGGCCAAGTGGGGCTCGCACGGTGATTATCAGGTCATTGCCCTTTCACCATGGTCGGTGCAGGAACTGTACGACCAGACCATCAGCGCCTTCAACCTTGCCGAGCGTTTTCGAGTCCCTGTTTTCGTTATGGCCGAAGAGGCAACCGCCCACCTGCACGAACGGATAGAGGTCGGTGCTGAGGTTGAACTGTTCAGCCGCGAGAAAAAGCCGGGCGCACCCCCATTTGATACAAAAGAGGAAGACGGCATTCCGCCGATGCCCGCTTTCGGTGACGGTGAGAAATTGCTCATTACCGGCTCCACCCATGACGAGTGGGGCGTGAGGAAAATAACCCATCCGGAAATCCACCGCAAGCTGGTGACCAGACTGCACAAGAAAATCTTGAATCGAAGCCAGGAAATCATCCAGTACGATGGTCATTATCTGGGCGATGCTCAAATAGCTGTCATCTGTTATGGCTTCACCGCCAGAAGCGCCCTGTTCGCTGTGGAGCAATTGCGCGCAGAAGGCAAAAAAATCGGCGTGCTGCGCCTGAAGACGCTCTGGCCCTTTGCCGGTGAATTGGTTAAGGATATCGGGTCCAGGGTGGAAAAAATCTTTGTTCCGGAAATGAATATGGGTCAGGTGGCCGGTGAGGTCAGGAAATACGCTGCCTGTGAGGTGCTGTCCTACGGCCAGGTCACAGGTGAAGTCATCCACCCGCACACGATTATGGAGCAGTTGAGGGGGCTCGTATAGTGGTCAGAGAACTGGAGAAATACCTGCGTCCCGGAATCGGGGTTACCACCTACTGCCCCGGCTGCGGTGAAGCGATTCTACAGGGGCTCATCTTAAGGGCGATAGACGAGCTCAAGCTCAATATGGATGAGATGCTGTTTGTCTCGGGCATAGGCTGTGCCGCCTGGATACCGAGCCCGTATTTTAATGCCGATTCGCTGCATACGCTGCACGGTCGGACCATTGCCTTTGCCACCGGTGCCAAGATGGTCAACCCGAAATTGAAGGTCATGGTGATATCCGGCGATGGCGACCTCGCCGATATCGGCGGAAACCATCTCATTC is a genomic window containing:
- a CDS encoding tetrahydromethanopterin S-methyltransferase subunit A; translated protein: MAVDSAIEVMFYAPLQETMEKIVAAENCEIVQLDGDAETLKATIKKKVPVAEMLKVPPIVDYPAEEGCFLRGNDYSPVAVVVLLNAPYGTLPPEVQSIPPEIEKLVRVPIETGAALSGTLQTENIGIEKIICNVVGNPNVRYLVLCGEEVAGHQAGSAVKALLVNGINEERTIIGSQAVTPYLFNISLEAIERFRKQVTLVDLIGEMDPQVLLKAVWSCYQEEPTAFKEHMLRDPGAYCETGIATRLTGRVAHPEAVEGWELDDVVKKIEAEEGDMPVKEVADKARVGKRVEGKEAIEPGLLSLLKKRLIKVSEELADIAKLLPEEAEAALAPVPEVEEEVKVA
- a CDS encoding C-GCAxxG-C-C family protein; this translates as MANKAAEKAYELGKHYEKTYRGCSQCVIAALQDVFDVRNDDIFKSATGLSGGSALSGEGGCGAYVGALMVLGHLVGRERDNFADPEGVRFTTHKLSREFFNKFIDKYGSIVCRNIQTKVLGRYYYLADPQEFQKFHDAGAHDIHCPEVVGNAARWMAEIIQDAKLV
- a CDS encoding RraA family protein translates to MPELSEKEMLEKLCGFNTPSVTNIVATYPNNPLCLGLYEPWRQNWYTDQSVRCLFPELSARIGYAVTVTFALPNPTYQRWSIIDLYETIAKAKKPTILVIKQDFPPEIKPKVGLAGGQLTIALKACGVVGVVTDGPTRDIDEIRPLEMQYLTTGITPGHGEMAISAINVPVSVAAMDVAPGDIVHMDENGAVKFPADKLADICRTIDVFTAKEQERADKVLAAKTFAQIKAAWQREDLPG
- the ggt gene encoding gamma-glutamyltransferase, encoding MKYLFPSRRTAVTSTGGMVASSQYLATQAGVSILQQGGNAVDAAVATAAALNVVEPMMTGLGGDLFALVYLHQSGELKALNASGRAPYAASLEKMRGLGFGKLPETGIHTVTIPGTLDGWCTLLESCGTMKLDQVLAPAIALAEKGYPVTEITANRWQDSQPKLGKDAVAARTYLLKGRAPEPGEIFVQPDLASTLKKIAREGRDVFYRGEIAEAIMACSQKHGGLLAMKDLNDHTSDWVTPISTDYRGYEVFQCPPNGQGLVTLLALNMLEGYDIKSMVHNSPEYLHLLIEALKLAFADADRYVADPDFVSIPLNQLLDKKYADSRRSLIRGDRAGQKVKAGVPDKEGDTVYLAATDRDGNSISLINSLYQAFGSGVVVEGAGICLQNRGALFSLESDHPNCIAPHKRPYHTIIPAMVFRDGRLFLTFGVMGGFMQPQGQVQVLLNIIDFGMDVQTALDAPRFRYISASNECVFEPGIPDNILQALAEKGHSVARLNDPYSQQFGGGQIIMVHPENGALIAGSDPRKDGCAMGTW
- a CDS encoding nuclear transport factor 2 family protein, producing MPEEKIPSIMREFVKTMSDGDAEKTLAYFAEDGVWVNPGGTFRGKDEIRRYTACLYDQMKDIKVKECGNGIIVQGNKAFFEHEITGTMGGKKATILAMCAYEFEGEKIKETRTTYDRLAMAQQAVKGWLPKMMVNLIAKQAEKGLR
- a CDS encoding NAD-dependent epimerase/dehydratase family protein — translated: MPILITGGMGFIGVGLAHELVAKGQDVILFDIAVRPERVADIKDNVKIIQGDLKVWPEVMNVVKDNKVEDIFHLGAMLSVPSEGNPWGSFQTNVAGIMYVLEAARLFGVKKVIFPSSIASYGLDTGEVITDTTLQRPITMYGASKVYGELLGRFYRRRFDLDFRSLRYCGVIGPGVKTPGIVQYNAWMIENAALGRPYECFVTEDAYSPLTYFKDAIHATLLLYEAPGENIKTVCYNISEFSPAPTAKELELTIKKFIPDLKVTYKPDPVVMAFHKNQTMKTIDDSRAREEWGWQPLFNNLEDMVADFINEVRTRPEFYGLA
- a CDS encoding Lrp/AsnC ligand binding domain-containing protein — encoded protein: MIKGYLLIKLVPGLESDALSRIRAIPGVSEVDLVFGHWDAIATTEAKSLFELSRIIIGEIRGIQGVQDTETLVQGEL
- a CDS encoding methionyl-tRNA formyltransferase is translated as MRIILIGQAAFGEKILEALVEMGEEMVGVYTTPDTPGRENPLKTRALQLNIPVFQPENMRAPEVFEEYARLKPDLNVMAFVTDIVPESILNCPKLGTIQYHPSLLPRHRGGSAINWAVINGEARTGLTIFWPDKGIDTGPILLQKEVDIAPDDTVGSLYFNKLFPMGIEAIKESIELIKQGKTPKIPQDESQATYEGLCTQVEIDWSEPAQKIFNLIRGTNPQPGATTRLGDTQFKVFDSELRTGDIKGAPGEVIEITESGFLVAAPGGAILIKRVQPKGSPKIAAADFIAQSGLALGNRLGE
- a CDS encoding 2-oxoacid:acceptor oxidoreductase subunit alpha; the encoded protein is MLSPGSYYFSGDEAVAEGAIAARCGYCAGYPITPATETLERLSIRFGEVGAVFMQMEDEIASICSCIGASWAGAKAMTITSGPGFSLMQEAIGYAVFTETPLVIVDAQRSGPSTGQATRVGSGDIMQAKWGSHGDYQVIALSPWSVQELYDQTISAFNLAERFRVPVFVMAEEATAHLHERIEVGAEVELFSREKKPGAPPFDTKEEDGIPPMPAFGDGEKLLITGSTHDEWGVRKITHPEIHRKLVTRLHKKILNRSQEIIQYDGHYLGDAQIAVICYGFTARSALFAVEQLRAEGKKIGVLRLKTLWPFAGELVKDIGSRVEKIFVPEMNMGQVAGEVRKYAACEVLSYGQVTGEVIHPHTIMEQLRGLV